From Loxodonta africana isolate mLoxAfr1 chromosome 2, mLoxAfr1.hap2, whole genome shotgun sequence, the proteins below share one genomic window:
- the GPRIN1 gene encoding LOW QUALITY PROTEIN: G protein-regulated inducer of neurite outgrowth 1 (The sequence of the model RefSeq protein was modified relative to this genomic sequence to represent the inferred CDS: deleted 2 bases in 1 codon), producing MGSAEDPAWLQLLQKDPSPPGQQPTALSRPQDGSLGAGGPAMRECCPSQQKASSAPPRHSPDQGPGMDSRHSSPSGAVEGASCSEAPGGNLACPSPTCIPPQEAAIQGTLGIHEALTSGTPETTFSVKPGVSKAEPVSSVKLDPTSSENRSPMFLEKMDSKSSKKADSTSTAKEDAGSSRKTDPIVTAQTEPTILGKGDPVSSGKMDPGSLGKEDCMSSRKVNTVSPRKEDPGSLRKVDPVSSGKVEPALPRKEDPGCSGKEHPVSSEKVGSASLGNVDPMSLENMGSASAEKTDPGSLGKVTPGSSGKIELVSSGTVEPGSSGRGDPTGLGMADLIPVGNAEIVSSTKEDPKFLGKMDPASSGNGDPMSMRMMKTLSAGQMDPVFSGKMDPTSLKTVEPMSSDKVGSVFLGKVGPVSSGKPESLSSAQAKPVSVEKSDTPSSGKEVPVTSRKVDPISVGNIKASFYGKVNPESLGKKDPLSSGPGDPKSLGTAGAPSSVKPEAVTGIGVGPLSSEKADPVASGKAESLALGKVERVETRGEAEAGPSGEVDSVSSGKVDPSTPGKTVPVSLGKGDPMSSGKAGAVPERKVDPLPPEKGDSGNSRKVDPSASGKAELTSEGKAEPMPPGKEAAVSSGKAEAVCSQNEKPLASVNPGSSGKADPIASGKVAPLGKAPSASPRKPETPALGKVVPTTLEKVEGFSFRQSDGKSHGAAPSPEGVGSGRGSTEPEPALRIEASSLGPKDPAVARATKSPGSEATATPSGQRTRDNFTKAPSWEASVLPPPREDAGTQAGAEACVSVAVSPMSPQDSAGDPAFSFQAAPRAPSPAPRPPLRRDAGLQVSLGAAETRSVATGPMTPQAAAPPAFPEVRVRPGSALAAAVAPPEAAEPVRDVSWDEKGMTWEVYGAAMEVEVLGMAIQKHLERQIEEHGRQGAPAPPSTSRPGLGRSGSVRAAPPEGAAKRPPGLFRALLQSVRRPRCCSRAGPTAE from the exons ATGGGCAGTGCTGAAGACCCA GCCTGGCTCCAGCTGCTTCAGAAGGACCCCAGCCCCCCAGGACAGCAGCCCACAGCCCTCTCCCGCCCACAGGATGGGAGCCTGGGGGCTGGGGGCCCAGCCATGAGGGAATGCTGCCCCTCCCAGCAAAAGGCCAGCTCTGCACCCCCCAGACACTCCCCTGACCAAGGCCCAGGCATGGACTCTAGACACAGCAGCCCCAGTGGGGCTGTGGAAGGTGCCTCCTGCTCTGAGGCCCCTGGTGGGAACTTGGCCTGCCCTTCCCCAACCTGCATCCCTCCCCAAGAGGCAGCCATCCAGGGGACACTGGGGATCCACGAAGCCCTGACCTCAGGGACCCCAGAAACCACCTTCTCTGTGAAGCCAGGGGTTTCGAAGGCAGAGCCTGTGTCCTCAGTAAAACTTGATCCCACATCTTCAGAGAATAGAAGTCCTATGTTCTTGGAAAAGATGGATTCCAAGTCTTCAAAGAAGGCAGATTCCACTTCCACAGCCAAGGAAGATGCTGGGTCCTCAAGGAAGACAGATCCCATAGTTACAGCACAGACAGAGCCTACCATCCTGGGAAAAGGGGATCCTGTGTCTTCTGGAAAGATGGATCCTGGATCCTTGGGAAAGGAGGATTGTATGTCCTCTAGAAAAGTGAATACAGTGTCCCCAAGGAAGGAGGATCCTGGGTCTTTGAGAAAGGTGGATCCTGTGTCCTCGGGCAAAGTGGAGCCTGCATTGCCAAGAAAAGAGGATCCCGGGTGCTCAGGAAAAGAGCACCCGGTGTCCTCAGAAAAGGTGGGTTCTGCATCCTTAGGAAACGTGGATCCCATGTCCCTGGAAAACATGGGTTCTGCTTCTGCAGAAAAGACAGATCCTGGGTCCTTGGGAAAGGTGACTCCAGGATCCTCAGGCAAGATAGAACTTGTATCATCTGGGACAGTGGAACCTGGGTCCTCAGGAAGGGGGGATCCTACAGGCTTGGGGATGGCAGATCTTATACCTGTGGGAAATGCAGAAATTGTGTCCTCCACAAAAGAGGACCCCAAGTTCCTAGGAAAGATGGATCCTGCCTCCTCAGGAAACGGGGATCCTATGTCTATGAGAATGATGAAAACTCTATCTGCTGGGCAAATGGATCCTGTGTTTTCAGGAAAGATGGATCCCACATCTTTGAAAACTGTGGAGCCCATGTCTTCAGATAAGGTGGGTTCTGTTTTCTTGGGAAAGGTCGGTCCTGTGTCCTCGGGAAAGCCAGAGTCCTTGTCTTCTGCGCAGGCCAAGCCTGTATCTGTGGAAAAGTCAGACACTCCATCCTCAGGAAAAGAGGTCCCCGTGACCTCCAGGAAGGTGGATCCCATTTCTGTGGGAAATATAAAAGCATCATTTTATGGAAAAGTGAATCCTGAATCCTTGGGGAAGAAAGACCCCTTGTCCTCAGGTCCAGGGGATCCCAAGTCCTTGGGGACTGCAGGGGCCCCATCTTCAGTAAAACCTGAGGCAGTGACTGGGATCGGAGTGGGACCACTGTCCTCGGAGAAGGCAGATCCTGTGGCCTCTGGGAAGGCTGAGTCCCTGGCTTTGGGCAAGGTGGAACGGGTAGAGACCAGGGGAGAGGCAGAAGCTGGCCCTTCTGGAGAAGTGGACTCTGTGTCTTCAGGAAAGGTGGACCCCAGTACTCCAGGAAAAACAGTCCCTGTGTCCTTGGGGAAGGGGGATCCCATGTCCTCAGGAAAAGCAGGAGCTGTCCCAGAGAGAAAGGTGGATCCTCTGCCTCCAGAGAAAGGGGATTCTGGGAACTCCAGAAAAGTGGATCCCAGTGCCTCAGGGAAAGCAGAGCTGACCTCTGAGGGCAAAGCAGAACCGATGCCCCCTGGGAAAGAGGCTGCAGTCTCATCAGGAAAAGCAGAGGCCGTGTGTTCACAGAACGAGAAGCCGCTGGCCTCGGTGAATCCCGGCTCCTCGGGAAAAGCAGACCCCATTGCTTCTGGGAAGGTGGCTCCTCTGGGGAAGGCACCCTCTGCGTCTCCAAGAAAACCAGAAactccagccttggggaaggtgGTCCCCACGACTCTGGAGAAAGTCGAGGGCTTCTCCTTCAGGCAGTCAGATGGCAAGTCCCACGGTGCAGCCCCTTCCCCAGAGGGTGTCGGGAGCGGCAGAGGCAGCACAGAGCCAGAGCCCGCCCTCCGCATCGAGGCTTCCAGCCTCGGCCCGAAAGACCCGGCGGTGGCCCGGGCGACGAAAAGCCCTGGCTCCGAGGCCACAGCGACCCCGTCCGGGCAGCGGACTCGCGACAACTTCACCAAGGCGCCATCGTGGGAGGCTAGCGTACTTCCGCCGCCGCGCGAGGACGCGGGCACGCAGGCGGGCGCGGAGGCCTGTGTCTCAGTGGCCGTGAGCCCCATGTCTCCGCAGGACAGCGCGGGCGACCCGGCCTTCAGCTTCCAGGCGGCTCCCCGCGCGCCGAGCCCCGCGCCCAGGCCGCCCTTGCGCCGGGACGCAGGCCTGCAGGTGTCGCTGGGCGCCGCCGAGACACGGTCAGTGGCCACCGGGCCCATGACGCCGCAGGCCGCTGCACCGCCCGCCTTCCCCGAGGTGCGGGTGCGGCCCGGTTCGGCGCTGGCGGCCGCCGTGGCGCCCCCCGAGGCGGCCGAGCCTGTGCGCGACGTGAGCTGGGACGAAAAGGGTATGACCTGGGAGGTGTATGGCGCTGCTATGGAGGTGGAGGTGCTGGGCATGGCCATCCAGAAGCACTTGGAGCGGCAGATCGAGGAGCACGGCCGCCAAGGGGCGCCAGCACCCCCTTCCACCTCCCGCCCAGGCCTGGGCCGCTCGGGCTCTGTGCGCGCCGCTCCCCCCGAGGGCGCGGCCAAGCGTCCGCCTGGCCTCTTCCGCGCGCTGCTGCAGAGTGTGCGGCGGCCGCGGTGCTGCTCGCGGGCCGGACCCACGGCTGAGTGA